The following coding sequences lie in one Pseudomonadota bacterium genomic window:
- the queF gene encoding NADPH-dependent 7-cyano-7-deazaguanine reductase QueF — protein sequence MSTRPGRALVSFANPHPERDYEVRLDCPEFTCVCPVTGQPDFATIRIVYVPDRLCVELKSLKLYLWSFREVGSYHEAVTNQILDDLRLALTPRRLHVEGDFRVRGGIHTVVAVTYQQAKRGRTTRRQA from the coding sequence ATGTCTACGCGTCCCGGTCGAGCGCTGGTCAGCTTCGCCAACCCGCACCCGGAGCGCGACTACGAGGTGCGCCTGGACTGCCCTGAGTTCACCTGCGTCTGCCCGGTCACCGGCCAGCCCGACTTCGCCACGATCCGCATCGTCTATGTCCCCGATCGGCTCTGCGTCGAGCTGAAGTCGCTGAAGCTCTACCTCTGGTCCTTTCGCGAGGTCGGCAGCTACCACGAGGCGGTGACCAACCAGATCCTCGACGACCTCCGGCTAGCGTTGACGCCACGGCGCCTGCACGTCGAGGGCGATTTCCGCGTGCGGGGAGGCATTCATACCGTCGTCGCCGTCACCTATCAGCAGGCCAAGCGCGGGCGTACGACCCGCCGGCAGGCCTGA
- a CDS encoding diguanylate cyclase has translation MSSKTAPYPGITDQLLREHATQAAADDRVERLRLAAARMVHGDYQVYVPIEPRDAIGRLGLTLVELGQILDQRLQQQERLFEVIEQINRGLTVHQVLDHIYAGFRSLVPYDRIGFALVDERARRVRSIWARSTAAELHLDTGYELSLSRGSLQAVLERSQPRIINDLEGYLSVHPTSDATRKIVAEGMRSSLTCPLLVAGKPAGLLFFSCLRPYAYDEDHVEVFVRIARLVATIIEKSRLYEELVEAKRQLEDLNRGLTARASTDGLTGLANRAHLDSVLEREWQRSARSKTPLGLVLADIDFFKRYNDAYGHQRGDECLRAVAGALRRAALRPTDVVARYGGEEFAVVLPSTPLAGAELVAQRLCTAVRALRCDHPGSAAAPHVTLSCGASSVVADHPRKIADLIAAADRALFRAKDAGRDRWEVLPLAAGDGPALFP, from the coding sequence ATGAGCAGCAAGACCGCGCCCTACCCTGGTATCACGGATCAACTGCTGCGGGAGCATGCGACGCAAGCCGCCGCCGACGATCGCGTCGAGCGCCTGCGCCTCGCCGCCGCCCGCATGGTGCATGGCGACTACCAGGTCTACGTGCCGATCGAGCCGCGCGACGCGATCGGCCGCCTGGGCCTGACGCTCGTCGAGCTCGGCCAGATCCTCGACCAGCGCCTGCAACAGCAGGAGCGTTTGTTCGAGGTGATCGAGCAGATCAACCGCGGACTGACGGTCCACCAGGTCTTGGACCACATCTACGCCGGCTTCCGCAGCCTGGTGCCCTATGATCGCATCGGCTTCGCCCTGGTCGATGAGCGGGCGCGCCGCGTGCGCTCGATCTGGGCGCGGTCGACGGCGGCCGAGCTGCACCTCGATACGGGCTACGAGCTCTCGCTCAGCCGCGGCAGCCTCCAAGCGGTGCTCGAGCGCAGCCAGCCGCGCATCATCAACGACCTCGAGGGCTACCTGAGCGTCCACCCGACCTCGGATGCGACGCGGAAGATCGTCGCCGAGGGCATGCGTTCGAGCCTGACCTGCCCGCTGCTGGTCGCCGGCAAGCCGGCGGGGCTGCTCTTCTTCTCCTGTCTGCGCCCCTACGCCTACGACGAGGACCACGTCGAGGTCTTCGTGCGCATCGCGCGCCTCGTCGCCACGATCATCGAGAAGAGCCGGCTCTATGAGGAGCTGGTCGAGGCCAAGCGGCAGCTCGAGGACCTCAATCGTGGGTTGACGGCGCGGGCCAGCACCGACGGGCTGACCGGGCTGGCCAACCGCGCGCACCTCGACAGCGTGCTCGAGCGCGAGTGGCAGCGCTCGGCGCGCAGCAAGACACCGCTCGGCCTGGTGCTCGCCGATATCGACTTCTTCAAGCGCTACAACGACGCCTACGGCCATCAGCGCGGCGACGAGTGCCTGCGCGCGGTCGCCGGCGCGCTGCGGCGCGCCGCCCTGCGCCCGACAGACGTGGTCGCGCGCTACGGCGGGGAGGAGTTCGCCGTCGTGCTGCCCTCCACGCCGCTGGCCGGTGCGGAGCTCGTCGCCCAACGACTGTGCACCGCTGTGCGGGCGCTGCGCTGCGACCATCCCGGCTCGGCGGCCGCGCCCCACGTCACCCTGAGCTGTGGCGCCAGCAGCGTGGTCGCCGACCACCCACGCAAGATCGCGGACCTGATCGCCGCTGCGGACCGCGCGCTCTTTCGCGCCAAGGACGCGGGACGCGACCGCTGGGAGGTGCTGCCGTTGGCCGCCGGCGACGGGCCGGCGCTCTTCCCCTAG
- a CDS encoding dienelactone hydrolase family protein, protein MSIARAPVWLPQRLAVGGRDLACVTWLPPAYDPARAWPLVLFLHGKGERGDDGWAPTTVGLGPALRRHPERWPVVVVFPQCPVERRWVELSELLELAWAAVAAERAIDARRVYLTGISMGGFGTWHHGARCAERLAALLPICGGGDPQAAGALATLPIWALHGAADPVIPVEASRAMVGAVRAAGGPIHYTEYADAGHDCWDRAYEDESVVAWLLAQRRAAPPG, encoded by the coding sequence GTGAGTATCGCCCGCGCACCCGTCTGGCTGCCGCAGCGTCTTGCGGTCGGCGGTCGGGACCTCGCCTGCGTCACCTGGTTGCCCCCCGCCTACGACCCGGCCCGTGCGTGGCCGCTGGTGCTATTTCTGCACGGCAAGGGCGAGCGTGGGGACGACGGCTGGGCCCCGACGACCGTCGGTCTGGGGCCAGCGCTCCGTCGTCACCCGGAGCGCTGGCCCGTCGTCGTGGTCTTCCCTCAGTGCCCGGTCGAGCGGCGTTGGGTGGAGCTGTCGGAGCTACTCGAGCTCGCCTGGGCCGCGGTCGCGGCCGAGCGCGCGATCGACGCGCGGCGCGTCTATTTGACGGGCATCTCGATGGGCGGCTTTGGCACCTGGCACCATGGTGCACGCTGCGCCGAGCGCTTGGCGGCCCTGCTGCCGATCTGCGGCGGTGGCGATCCGCAGGCCGCCGGCGCGCTGGCCACCCTGCCGATTTGGGCGCTCCATGGCGCGGCCGATCCGGTGATTCCGGTCGAGGCCTCGCGCGCGATGGTCGGCGCGGTGCGCGCGGCCGGCGGTCCGATCCACTACACCGAGTATGCCGACGCTGGCCACGACTGCTGGGATCGGGCCTACGAGGACGAGAGCGTCGTCGCCTGGTTGCTGGCGCAGCGCCGCGCCGCGCCGCCCGGCTGA
- a CDS encoding aspartyl protease family protein: MSRLRAQRSTDKRHARPCASGRAPRAAAAARRRALLAGGAAVFACALGLACGESAPVPTLRFEGEVGQRVPLQLVNGVPALAAVVDGGDAQLFLLDTGAPLTLLAQRAFPERPSGPQTLRLGAFGLAFPAAPAVMSALFASESACAGPTPAGVIGGDLLRQFGLELDLAGLQVALRAAEPAIDEGAAVSAPQVIPFRLRGGGTVHPTEDVSVQVGATRVIVPLRVEGVAVEALLDTGATTTLIRDGLLRRLPATGRPLICCERVETASQGALAARITRLRRTELGTLRLDGLAVLVLPDATPFAALSRETGRSIDLILGADVLRQLVSYLDYPARRWRVALRGDAVLAPADDFVLAGFTFCAARDGDGAIVQDVFVGSDAFAKGVRSGERLLSIGGEPVAGLDRAALLALLRRTPVGETVRLAFGTGSGISERVVRIEQHLPPLP, encoded by the coding sequence ATGTCCCGCCTTCGCGCCCAGCGCAGCACCGACAAGCGTCACGCTCGCCCTTGCGCCAGCGGGCGCGCGCCGCGAGCGGCAGCCGCTGCGCGACGACGCGCGTTACTTGCCGGCGGCGCCGCGGTCTTCGCCTGCGCCCTCGGGCTCGCCTGTGGCGAGTCGGCGCCGGTGCCGACGCTGCGCTTTGAGGGCGAGGTTGGTCAGCGGGTCCCGCTGCAGCTCGTCAATGGCGTGCCCGCGCTCGCCGCCGTCGTCGATGGCGGCGACGCGCAGCTCTTTCTGCTCGACACGGGTGCGCCGCTCACGCTGCTCGCGCAGCGCGCCTTCCCCGAACGTCCGAGTGGCCCTCAGACCCTGCGCCTCGGCGCCTTCGGCCTGGCGTTCCCCGCCGCGCCCGCCGTGATGAGTGCCCTCTTCGCGAGCGAGAGCGCCTGCGCAGGTCCAACGCCGGCCGGCGTGATCGGCGGTGATCTCCTGCGCCAGTTCGGCCTCGAGCTCGACCTCGCTGGGCTGCAGGTGGCGCTGAGGGCGGCGGAACCCGCCATCGACGAGGGGGCAGCCGTCTCGGCGCCGCAGGTGATCCCCTTCCGCCTGCGCGGCGGTGGCACGGTGCACCCCACCGAGGACGTCAGCGTGCAGGTCGGCGCGACGCGGGTGATCGTGCCGCTGCGGGTCGAGGGTGTCGCGGTGGAGGCGCTGCTCGATACGGGGGCGACGACCACCTTGATCCGCGACGGCCTCTTGCGCCGCTTGCCTGCGACCGGTCGTCCACTCATCTGTTGCGAGAGGGTTGAGACTGCGAGCCAGGGCGCGCTGGCCGCGCGGATTACGCGGCTGCGGCGGACGGAGCTGGGCACGCTGCGGCTCGACGGGTTGGCGGTGCTCGTCTTGCCGGACGCGACGCCCTTCGCCGCGCTCTCGCGCGAGACCGGTCGCTCAATCGATCTGATCCTCGGGGCGGACGTCTTGCGGCAGCTCGTGTCGTACCTCGATTACCCGGCGCGCCGCTGGCGTGTGGCGCTGCGCGGCGACGCTGTTCTGGCGCCGGCCGACGACTTCGTGCTCGCGGGCTTCACCTTTTGTGCTGCGCGCGACGGCGATGGGGCGATCGTCCAGGATGTCTTCGTCGGCAGCGACGCCTTCGCCAAGGGCGTGCGTAGCGGAGAGCGGCTGCTCTCGATCGGCGGGGAGCCGGTCGCGGGCCTCGATCGCGCGGCGCTGCTGGCGCTGCTGCGCCGCACGCCCGTCGGCGAGACGGTCAGGTTGGCGTTCGGCACGGGCAGCGGGATCAGCGAGCGCGTCGTGCGCATCGAGCAGCACCTGCCTCCGCTCCCCTGA
- a CDS encoding tetratricopeptide repeat protein → MGCCLLLSLSTPARGADRAAYWGLLTRAVGEVVEGELPAAVASLGRARAEAPAAAAVVDTFVGLVALAGGQVEAARRHLERAIARRWAEPLLFYWAARAALRAGRSRVALGYMDRALALGRDRAPLWIGDALIARAAGRSSRAAASAAEAARLWPNLLDPRLFPTPAEGAVELLGRALHELPDPLRLWRTQAHLYWRLDQVLGARQQVSRVLARQPDDADALQLGARCALALGQLDDALRLSARAVQVRGVAVAQALATRGLVLAAAGRGSEALVWLRRGADARPRDVELLLVLAQVCAAAEQGDCARRFFGWAARLAPEQGAAQLGLGLEHLQQGRLEEARVALARAIRAAPGDPRAYAAAAQVERQRGRAPDELAGLLRAAARVASVERRLMMRVGRVAAAGQRMLLALAACRCEDGPCTPPAGGCLRAASRPSGAAGWFLRSHLAAVNGKGASALAAARAAVARLSPALLLGATAPTALWAEGRGLDGVRYRLRRAVAWVPLGDSAALGRLSP, encoded by the coding sequence GTGGGCTGCTGCCTGCTGCTGTCGCTGTCGACGCCGGCGCGCGGCGCCGATCGCGCGGCCTATTGGGGCCTCCTGACGCGTGCGGTTGGCGAAGTGGTCGAGGGTGAGCTGCCGGCAGCGGTGGCCAGTTTGGGGCGGGCGCGCGCGGAAGCACCAGCGGCGGCAGCCGTGGTCGACACCTTTGTCGGGCTGGTGGCGCTGGCCGGTGGGCAGGTCGAGGCCGCGCGGCGCCACCTCGAGCGCGCCATCGCGCGCCGCTGGGCCGAGCCGCTGCTCTTCTACTGGGCCGCACGCGCTGCGCTGCGAGCCGGTCGCTCCAGGGTCGCGCTTGGGTATATGGATCGCGCGCTCGCCCTGGGTCGCGATCGCGCGCCGCTGTGGATCGGCGACGCGCTGATTGCTCGCGCTGCTGGGCGGTCGTCACGGGCCGCGGCTTCTGCCGCCGAGGCCGCGCGCCTCTGGCCCAATCTGCTCGACCCGCGCCTCTTTCCAACGCCGGCCGAGGGGGCGGTAGAGCTGCTCGGGCGCGCCCTCCACGAATTGCCGGATCCGCTGCGGCTCTGGCGCACCCAGGCCCACCTCTATTGGCGGCTGGATCAGGTGTTGGGCGCGCGCCAGCAGGTCTCCAGGGTGCTGGCGCGGCAGCCCGACGACGCCGATGCCTTGCAGCTCGGCGCGCGCTGCGCCCTCGCCCTCGGCCAGCTCGACGACGCCCTACGCCTGAGCGCGCGCGCGGTGCAAGTCCGGGGCGTGGCCGTGGCCCAGGCCTTGGCCACGCGCGGGCTGGTCCTGGCCGCCGCGGGTCGCGGAAGCGAGGCCCTGGTCTGGCTACGGCGCGGGGCAGATGCGCGCCCCCGCGACGTCGAGCTGCTCCTGGTCCTCGCGCAGGTCTGCGCTGCGGCGGAGCAGGGCGACTGCGCCCGGCGCTTCTTCGGCTGGGCCGCCCGCCTGGCGCCGGAGCAGGGCGCGGCTCAGCTCGGTCTCGGGCTGGAGCACCTGCAGCAGGGACGGCTCGAGGAGGCGCGGGTGGCGTTGGCGCGCGCGATCCGCGCGGCGCCGGGCGATCCGCGCGCGTACGCGGCGGCGGCGCAGGTCGAGCGCCAACGCGGTCGGGCTCCCGATGAGCTTGCGGGGCTGCTGCGGGCGGCGGCGCGTGTCGCCAGCGTCGAGCGGCGGCTGATGATGCGCGTCGGAAGGGTGGCCGCGGCTGGCCAGCGCATGCTTCTGGCGCTTGCCGCCTGCCGCTGTGAAGACGGGCCCTGCACGCCGCCCGCAGGTGGTTGTCTGCGCGCCGCCTCTCGCCCGTCCGGTGCGGCCGGCTGGTTCCTGCGCAGCCACCTGGCCGCGGTCAACGGCAAGGGAGCCTCCGCCCTTGCGGCGGCGCGAGCCGCGGTGGCGCGCTTGAGCCCGGCGTTGCTGCTGGGCGCCACCGCCCCGACCGCACTCTGGGCGGAGGGGCGCGGACTTGACGGGGTGCGTTACCGCTTGCGCAGGGCGGTCGCCTGGGTGCCACTCGGCGATAGCGCTGCGCTTGGCAGGCTATCGCCTTGA
- a CDS encoding serine/threonine protein kinase — translation MERDRGQSRGGAGGRERSGKQEVDRAVQQHLAAGTPAEAAALLAQYARYEDAGHTLLQHLGVPADQVGDLDEPRRKLARLAASYLAKTAAAPLAVQLFVSLGDPVRAAEVLERMGDLLGAQKLRQHGARRGGRAPQTVNAVGGEAVNRDKALQLERGGQRELAAQVYVALKQYADAGRLMRELGKPAAAAQLYVEGNLPYEAAFCYLEAGDTGKGMENLVRVPRGDARYRQAARLAVQVATQLKLLNFQLEYFLSDFVRQGPEDEKERAAFLQLAELYLLHDAPDSAKEALRRLLDRFPGDAETVARLQQVEQSTRRPSALLRHIGEQDSAFLSGRGRGADDEILPGLPALPDLPGGPMVGTAGTRLGVGAQALATASQRAAAAPAPAAAAPAAAHGSAPSQAGHGDAATRDLGAVAGAPLALGAIVAGRYRLDSRLGQGGMAVVFKAFDLELEESLALKVFLGEQFDAAMQAQSLARFKQELKLNRQLAHPNIVRLYDIGLYQGHRYLSMELLVGSGLDELLGGPLPLERAIGLLLQLCRGLQAAHEAGVIHRDIKPQNLFVTQDDVLKVMDFGIAKAADTNNLTRTGMIAGTPRYMAPEQITGFSTVTAAADLYSVGVVAYQMIAGVLPFDHEEMMPLIMKKLNEQAASLVTHRPEVPPELDSVVLRLLDKDARQRFASCSELALALQQVRLPRGA, via the coding sequence TTGGAGCGGGATCGCGGTCAATCGCGGGGCGGCGCTGGCGGCCGCGAGCGCAGCGGCAAGCAAGAGGTCGATCGGGCGGTGCAGCAGCACCTCGCGGCGGGGACGCCGGCCGAGGCGGCCGCGTTGCTGGCCCAGTACGCGCGCTATGAGGACGCGGGGCACACGCTCCTGCAGCACCTGGGGGTGCCTGCGGACCAGGTCGGTGACCTCGACGAGCCGCGGCGCAAGCTCGCGCGGCTCGCGGCGAGCTACCTGGCGAAGACGGCGGCGGCCCCCTTGGCGGTGCAGCTCTTCGTCAGCCTCGGGGACCCGGTGCGGGCGGCGGAGGTGCTCGAGCGGATGGGTGACCTGCTGGGCGCGCAGAAGCTACGCCAGCACGGCGCCCGGCGCGGCGGTCGCGCGCCACAGACGGTCAACGCCGTCGGCGGCGAGGCGGTCAACCGCGACAAGGCGCTCCAGCTCGAGCGCGGCGGGCAGCGCGAGCTCGCGGCGCAGGTCTATGTGGCGCTCAAGCAATACGCGGACGCGGGCCGGCTGATGCGTGAGCTCGGCAAGCCGGCGGCCGCAGCCCAGCTCTATGTGGAGGGCAATCTGCCCTACGAGGCGGCGTTCTGCTACCTGGAGGCGGGTGACACGGGCAAGGGGATGGAGAACCTCGTGCGCGTGCCGCGCGGCGATGCCCGCTATCGCCAGGCCGCGCGCCTGGCCGTGCAGGTCGCGACCCAGCTCAAGCTGCTCAACTTCCAGCTCGAGTACTTCCTCAGCGACTTCGTGCGCCAGGGTCCCGAGGACGAGAAAGAGCGCGCTGCCTTCCTGCAGCTCGCGGAGCTCTATCTGCTCCACGACGCCCCTGATAGCGCCAAGGAGGCCCTTCGCCGCCTGCTCGATCGCTTCCCGGGGGACGCCGAGACGGTGGCGCGCTTGCAGCAGGTCGAGCAATCGACGCGTCGCCCGTCGGCGCTGCTGCGTCATATCGGCGAGCAGGACAGCGCCTTTCTCAGTGGCCGCGGTCGCGGGGCCGACGACGAGATCCTCCCGGGCCTGCCGGCGCTGCCCGATCTGCCCGGTGGACCGATGGTCGGGACGGCGGGCACCCGGCTCGGGGTCGGCGCCCAGGCACTGGCGACGGCGTCCCAGAGGGCGGCGGCGGCGCCCGCACCAGCGGCGGCGGCGCCCGCGGCAGCGCACGGCAGCGCCCCCTCGCAGGCAGGCCACGGCGACGCGGCGACGCGCGACCTCGGCGCGGTCGCCGGCGCACCCCTGGCGCTTGGCGCCATCGTCGCGGGACGCTATCGCCTCGACAGCCGCCTCGGCCAGGGCGGCATGGCGGTGGTCTTCAAGGCCTTCGACCTCGAGCTCGAGGAGTCGCTGGCGCTCAAGGTCTTTCTCGGTGAGCAGTTCGACGCGGCGATGCAGGCCCAGAGCCTGGCGCGCTTCAAGCAGGAGCTGAAGCTCAACCGCCAGCTCGCCCATCCGAACATCGTGCGGCTCTACGACATCGGTCTCTATCAGGGGCATCGCTACCTCAGCATGGAGCTGCTGGTCGGTAGCGGGCTCGATGAGCTGCTCGGCGGGCCGCTGCCGCTGGAACGCGCGATCGGCCTGCTGCTGCAGCTCTGTCGCGGACTGCAGGCAGCCCATGAGGCCGGGGTGATCCATCGTGACATCAAGCCGCAGAATCTCTTCGTCACGCAGGACGACGTCCTCAAGGTGATGGACTTCGGTATCGCCAAGGCGGCCGACACCAACAACCTGACGCGCACCGGGATGATCGCGGGCACGCCACGCTACATGGCGCCTGAGCAGATCACCGGCTTCAGCACGGTGACGGCGGCGGCGGACCTCTACAGCGTCGGCGTCGTGGCGTACCAGATGATCGCGGGCGTGCTGCCCTTCGATCATGAAGAGATGATGCCGTTGATCATGAAGAAGCTGAACGAGCAGGCAGCGTCGCTCGTCACCCATCGCCCCGAGGTGCCGCCCGAGCTCGACAGCGTCGTGCTGCGCCTGCTGGACAAGGATGCGCGCCAGCGCTTCGCCAGCTGCAGCGAGCTCGCGCTCGCCCTACAGCAGGTACGGCTGCCGCGCGGCGCCTGA
- a CDS encoding DUF1624 domain-containing protein, which translates to MQSSVLETSGVIAAAQHPPEAFAPARAERVVFVDLARAITVLMMVQGHALHVFLDPAWQHNVVFDTWLYLRGLTAPMFLMLAGVAFSIATMKYWPDYLVAGPRLQKRVRRFGFFLVLGYVVHLPVRPLSAMATMGPEAWAAFLRADVLQLIATVMLTLQLLVYLSKRPQRFALVSLALALTILTLTSTVRGLPWSQWVWRPIAPFLESSSGSFFPWFGWAMFPFVGAAIGVLQVLHPPRGLRHGVLRLLGFALAATLLARLWPLIAGNAFPAGLPAEVKPEFLIKRLGSALALLAGFYALSQRARPLPRPLQALAEESLVVYVVHLALFYGSIWNKGLGGYLGRLGLGATLGLIVVALSSMATLAYGWNSFKRRYPRGKRLARVAIGIALAAPLL; encoded by the coding sequence TTGCAGTCGTCGGTCCTCGAGACGTCGGGCGTCATCGCCGCCGCGCAGCACCCCCCCGAGGCGTTCGCGCCCGCGCGCGCCGAGCGCGTGGTCTTCGTTGATCTGGCGCGCGCGATCACCGTGCTGATGATGGTGCAAGGGCACGCGCTGCATGTCTTCCTCGACCCAGCGTGGCAGCATAACGTCGTCTTCGACACCTGGCTCTACCTGCGCGGGCTGACCGCGCCGATGTTCCTGATGCTGGCGGGCGTGGCCTTCAGCATCGCCACGATGAAATACTGGCCGGACTACCTCGTGGCGGGGCCGCGCCTGCAGAAGCGCGTGCGGCGCTTCGGCTTCTTCCTCGTGCTCGGCTATGTCGTCCACCTGCCCGTGCGGCCCCTGAGCGCGATGGCGACGATGGGGCCGGAGGCCTGGGCGGCGTTTCTGCGCGCCGATGTCTTGCAGCTCATCGCCACCGTAATGCTGACCTTGCAGTTGCTGGTCTACCTGAGCAAGCGGCCGCAGCGCTTCGCCCTCGTCAGTCTGGCCCTGGCGCTGACCATCTTGACCTTGACCTCGACAGTGCGCGGCCTGCCCTGGAGCCAATGGGTCTGGCGGCCGATCGCGCCCTTCCTCGAGTCGTCCAGCGGTTCCTTCTTCCCCTGGTTCGGTTGGGCGATGTTCCCCTTCGTCGGCGCGGCCATCGGTGTGCTGCAGGTGCTGCACCCGCCCCGGGGTCTGCGCCACGGCGTGCTGCGACTGCTCGGCTTCGCGCTGGCGGCCACCCTCTTGGCGCGCCTGTGGCCGCTGATCGCCGGCAACGCCTTTCCTGCCGGACTGCCCGCCGAGGTCAAGCCGGAGTTTCTAATCAAGCGCCTGGGCTCGGCGCTGGCGCTCTTGGCCGGGTTCTACGCCCTGAGCCAGCGCGCCCGCCCGCTGCCGCGGCCCTTGCAAGCGCTGGCCGAGGAGTCGCTCGTTGTTTACGTCGTCCACCTCGCCCTCTTCTACGGCTCGATCTGGAATAAAGGCCTCGGGGGGTATCTCGGGCGGCTCGGGCTCGGTGCCACGCTCGGTTTAATCGTCGTCGCGCTGAGCAGCATGGCCACGCTCGCCTATGGCTGGAACAGCTTCAAGCGCCGTTATCCACGCGGCAAGCGCCTGGCACGCGTCGCGATCGGCATCGCCCTGGCGGCGCCGCTGCTGTGA
- a CDS encoding ammonium transporter, which yields MQRDLSSGGRRARPLRSGAGLAAVAAGTLSWLALLPSALASGPDVMSLPEDSGATAWMLTATALVLLMVPGLAMFYGGLVRAKNVLGTMMHSFVAMAVIGVLWPVCGYALSFGTSHGGWIGWDPAKVLLSGIDETWVPILKGTRRIPEYVFAMFQGKFAIITPALIAGAFAERVKLSGYILFITLWSLLIYCPLAHIVWGGGFLTGEAIDLAGGTVIHISAGVAGLVSAIFLGARQGHPRVAMHPNNLVMTMMGAGLLWVGWFGFNAGSQVSSGLATAQALTMTQIAAAAGALAWVLIEAVVHRKSTALGLVSGILAGLVAITPAAGDVRPLGAIALGLVASLLCYLAIQLKNRLGYDDTLDVFGIHGVAGIAGALGLTFFLRTAPAHGVATQLWYQTKGVLVSVTVSVTITLLLLVLVQKTIGLRMNPSDEMTGMDQSLHGERGYDLGAGG from the coding sequence ATGCAAAGGGACCTATCCTCGGGCGGCCGACGGGCGCGCCCGCTGCGAAGCGGTGCAGGGCTGGCGGCAGTCGCCGCGGGGACGCTGAGCTGGCTGGCGCTGCTGCCCTCCGCGCTGGCGTCGGGACCAGATGTGATGAGCCTGCCGGAGGACAGCGGCGCCACGGCGTGGATGCTGACGGCGACCGCGCTGGTGCTGCTGATGGTGCCGGGCCTGGCGATGTTCTACGGCGGCCTGGTTCGCGCCAAGAACGTGCTCGGGACGATGATGCACAGCTTCGTGGCGATGGCCGTGATCGGCGTGCTGTGGCCGGTCTGCGGCTACGCGCTCTCCTTTGGCACGAGCCACGGCGGCTGGATCGGCTGGGACCCGGCCAAGGTGCTGCTCAGCGGCATCGATGAGACCTGGGTGCCGATCCTCAAGGGTACGCGCCGCATCCCCGAGTACGTCTTTGCGATGTTTCAGGGCAAGTTCGCGATCATCACCCCGGCGTTGATCGCGGGCGCGTTCGCGGAGCGCGTCAAGCTCAGCGGCTACATTCTCTTCATTACGCTCTGGAGCCTGCTGATCTACTGTCCGCTCGCGCACATCGTCTGGGGCGGCGGCTTCCTCACCGGTGAGGCGATCGACCTGGCGGGCGGCACCGTGATTCACATCTCGGCCGGGGTCGCCGGCTTGGTCTCGGCGATCTTCCTCGGCGCGCGCCAGGGTCATCCGCGCGTCGCGATGCACCCCAACAACCTGGTGATGACGATGATGGGTGCCGGCCTGCTCTGGGTCGGCTGGTTCGGCTTCAACGCGGGCTCGCAGGTGAGCAGCGGGCTCGCCACGGCGCAGGCCCTGACGATGACCCAGATCGCCGCCGCCGCGGGCGCCCTGGCGTGGGTCCTGATCGAGGCCGTGGTACATCGCAAGTCGACGGCCCTCGGCCTCGTCTCCGGCATCCTCGCCGGCCTGGTGGCGATCACGCCCGCCGCCGGCGATGTACGGCCCCTCGGGGCGATCGCGCTCGGGCTGGTGGCCTCGCTGCTCTGCTATCTGGCGATTCAGCTCAAGAACCGCCTGGGCTACGACGACACGCTGGACGTCTTCGGCATCCATGGGGTCGCGGGCATCGCCGGCGCGCTCGGGTTGACCTTCTTCCTCCGCACCGCGCCAGCCCACGGGGTCGCGACCCAGCTCTGGTACCAGACCAAGGGCGTGTTGGTCTCCGTCACCGTGTCCGTCACGATCACGCTCTTGTTGCTGGTGCTCGTGCAGAAGACGATCGGGCTGCGAATGAATCCCAGCGACGAAATGACGGGCATGGACCAGTCGCTGCACGGCGAGCGCGGCTACGACCTCGGCGCCGGCGGCTAG